TCCAACGCTATCCTGACCAATCCCGAAGCCATTTCTCGAACCAGAACACTAGTTGGCGTAGCCAGCTCGATGAGAAAAGTAGGGTTCAGCTTGGGATCCTCTTGAAACGCCAAGTGAACATGCCCCCGGCGATACCCGAAAAGAGTACCCATTAAACCGGAGCGAGAGCCGGAACGGCTCTTGCCGAATAGTGTAAGAGCTGACCGGAGCTTGGAGACTGAGACCAGTGAGTGTTTCTTGCGTGGCACTTCAGGTAGGACTGATCCAATCTGATCGGTTGCTGTTGACATGTGGATGTTTCCGGCTAgctcctcttctctctcttcctcggAGAAATGTGAGTAGGAGCTGAAGTTGAAGACTTCATGGTCGTCGTCTTCATCGTCATCCACCTTCTTTTTCCAGAAAAACCTTCTGGAAAATGAGAAGGAAGAGTCATGAGGGGTCTTGGCTGCCATGATCGTCCTCATTTGGGAAATCAACACAGAGCAAAAGtacaacaagaagaagaaaacccaGAGAAATGTGGTTGAACTTGGTGTGACTATGGAGTGATAATGGAGAGAACTTAAAGATGAATGAGACTTGGTTTATGTTaggttctatatatattgcagCGATTAATATCTTATAATGTGTTCTTTAGTCGAAAACTGGGAACTCTTTTTGACAATTTTGCCATGGGGGCATTATAGAATGGCCAAGAGAAAGAGAGTCCCGACATactaaaaaaaagaaggtgAGCAGCCACCACCTAACTATAACTAACAAGAAGCTAGAGACAAACTATAGGTGAAAAATGAATCTGGGGAATCATGGAAATAGAAAAGCGAAAGAGGTTTTGGTGTAAAAATGGAAGGAGAGGGGACAAAGCCTTGTGTCATTTCCTTATCGATCAGAACTGGGGGGGGGGTGTTGTGCAGAAAATAAGGGATGTGTATGAGAGGCTTGACTGGGTTGCATCGGAGACAGTTTCACGGACAGGGAAAACCCGCACCGACCGTACTGAGTTCAGTCAGCCTAGCTACGAGGACCGTTCTCCGTCCTACAAGGTTCACTGCCCTGGTCCAATCATGCCCCTTCTACTAGCAACATTGCACTTAAACCCAGGAGCCCCCCATTAGCCACCATAATGTTCTTGCATCCCCATTTTGTTTAATGATTTAAGAGGAATTATTGGACTAAATACTTGGCGCTATGAATCCTATGATGGACAGGCTAGTGTCACTAGTTTTTCTTTGCAGTGTTGGAGTTCAAATTATTatactctgttttttttttccctatTTCGTACACTATTAGGGGAAGTAAACTTACTGATCATCTCGTTTGCTCACTATTGAAAAGCTAGTTCTCATCGTATCCTTACATTATCCATTCTTACTTTCTAattgtttaattattttgacAGAATTCGAAATGAATGAATACTTGACCATTTCGGAGCCTACAAATTACGGCTATTGGGGATCTAATCACGATGGCTAATACCATTGAGCCAATAAACCATCTTACACAGAAGAGAATATGCTAGCTACTTGGCTAGAGTTCATCATCACCCACATAAGTTTGAATACTAAGAATCTGGCAAATCCCTAGGGAAGAAGAAGCTTAACTATTTCGAATGTTGTCTCACATATATACCTACAAGGCTACAAATCCTATGATAGTAATTATTACATATTACCTACTTTATAAGTGTCGTAAAGCAAGATAATCAGCAGATTCAACTTACCACAAGACTTCAAGTTCCTACGGACGACTTTTAACTAAAATAACGTTGGCAGTAATTTactatataagtatatatagagtattacaaaataaaaagtatATATAGAGTATAGACCATGGCATGATGCATGATGCACAGTCGCACAGACCGTCAACAACGGCGTCAAGGTTCAGTTACGTCATATTACGTGTGATCATACTCGACGGGATTCAAAAACGGGTTAATGATAAATTAAGCTCTTGATGTTAATTGACCAGTGAGAAATGCATGGGGTTTGATCACAGATCGGTTTAGGATGGAACGGTATGAAATAATAAGTTTAATCGacgaagatatatatatatatatatatatatatatatatatatatatatagattgtCAAGATTGACCGGTCAGATTAGAATTATATACCATATCGATGGATTCGATTCCATTGAGATCAACCTAGGCAAGTGCATGTTAAATTAATGAAGGAAGAAAAAGATGTACTTGATAAATGATAATGCAGATAGTCAAGCGCGCAGTATATTACAACTTTACAAGAGGCCAGGATTTATCATACTGTCAATACATATCTCCACACACGTACGACCACAGTCTTAAAAACACAATAAGTTTCGGAATCATGATTATATTATCAAGGTGTACGTACTGCATGAATATATATAGCTGATCTACGACTAACTAGGGAAAGGATTAAATCCagcttgaacttgtttttcCAAGGGTGAAAAGAGTGGCTTGGGGAGGTTGTCCCACTCGTACCATCCCCAGCCATCACAGAAGTCTGGCTCAATATTCTGGGGATGTTGATGATCTGCTAAGACTTCTCGCATTGTAATCACCACGTACTGGCCGGTATGGTTTGCCTTTGTCAGAGAACAGGTTATTGGTAACTGATAAAAACTCTTAACTTATCAATGTCTAAGCCAGTTTCTTCTCATGGTCACTCAACTgctgcttatatatatatcctcctcatcctcatctGGTGTGGATCACCCTATTATTTATTTAAGGACATAGCTACACACGGTCTAGTATGAGCTACAACCCACTTTAAATGACTAAAAAACTTGATTTTCTAACTAAATTTTAGTGTAAAAAATTTATTGTCAAAACTGTTTGAATTTGTAGTTTGCAATTGAATTCTGAGTTCACCAACACATACAGAAATAGTTGGGAGGCCAATTTATTATTAGAGGTTCTGCACCAACCACATATCACGGATCAACTAACTATGATCCACATGCAACAACATGAAATGATACGGTAACAGATTTTTAAATGCAACTATTCATACGTATATGTTTACTAATTATAATCCACTATAAATATAGTGACGTTGTAACATCGATCAACAGTATAATTTGGATAGCCAAGAAACATAAAACACTGCGCAACAATACGTGAAAATTAGAGGCTCATCATGCATGCCTAAGTTCTCTGTAATTAAAACTTTTAATTCTATCCAGTACATCTAGCTAGAATGCTAGAAACAGTACTAAGTTATTAACTTTATTATCATCAGTGAAAAGAATATCAAAATGAATTTCATCACTGTTTAGCCCAGCTCATCTTCAGCATTAATTTGGGCCAGTTTGATTTTCTAGAATTTGCTCTTATCAGAGGCCCATCTTCTGTCGACTgacatttttcaaattttcagtATCATGCTATCATTCATATGAAGGTTAAAGATAttttattgtaaaatttacTTTGTAAATGTGCTgtgttttgacttttgagtCTACTTTAATATTTTACAAGAGAGAATTGCTAACAGAGTAACAGTCACTAGGGGTACAAATCCCCTCTAGAGAATTGTTTAAATTTCTTTGGCTCAAACTTAATTCTATTATGTATAAATCATTATGTTTAACTCTAGATATTATTTGTTGCACACCAATTGAGGTTCTTAGGTGATGGTAGTATCTTCTATATGATTTCATGGAATGTTCGGTTTGTAATTGGTAGTTTTTGGTTTATTTCTGCTTATCTAGGATGAATGTATAtatcatttgtttgatgcttgTTCTATAATTTACTTTGGTGTGAGGTCTTTTATATTGTAAGTGTCTTATGTTTTAATGGAACTATTgttttctattaaaaaaaaacagagtaaCAGTCACTAACTAATCGTTTATAGTTGAGGAAGCCAAACTAATTATAGTAACAAATAGATTGTTAATCAATTCAGTTCTCTTATTGCACACTCCTCAAAGCTCTCACCTGCACAAATAATTAGTTATGAGAACCGAGAAAAACCTAGTACGGCATGGAAACGGTCACAAAAAATCACTCACTACGCACAAGTAATCACAATCATCTCTATACGAAAAATCGTTTCATCATAATTTGATTGTTGAACCTGCATGACCTAGATATATGTGGATACCATCACTAGCCATGAGAACAGATTACTGAAGGGAAACAAAAAGTTAATCAGTTACCGAACTCAAGGTGGCCAACAGGGAGGGAAAAATAAGAATCACCGACAGAGGAGCGGCGCCGTCCCAATAACAACATTTAATGcataataaataattaactGAGAACTAGActatgcatttataattggcCCAAAATCAACATAGGAGGGTTAGCTCCCCTACCTAAATGACGTGCAAAATCTCATCCGTTATCCAACTCATAAAGTAACTATTGTTGCAGCTCATCCTCCTTTGTTTGATCTCATAGCATCAAGTCTGAATTTATAAATCATATAATGAGTCAATTTCAATCCGAATATCGAAGATAAGTTGACTGGATCATTTTTCTAGTTTGACCAGGAAAGTCAAATGTTGACGTTTTGTTGACCAAATCATTATTGGTTTGACCAGAAGTTCATTGAGTTGACCGAGTTGACTAATTTATGAGAATTAAAACTCGAAAATATTCCAATTCTAGCTATTGGACGATAATAAGTATGTTTTAGACCTAAACTACCCAAATCGTAATGATAacattaaatattttattgacACTTTTCTAAATTACACGAGTTTTCGATTCTCGAATCAGACGGGATCAGAATTAACATTAGTTGTAACTAAACGTTACATGAATTGTCGTCGTTTGAATAAGTTGGATTTTCACTAAGTTATTTTAGTTCAAAAGTAAAACTGTTGAAATCATTtagtaaaagtaaaaacttAACTTTAGTTGAATCCGTAAAATAGTAAAGTCAAACAGTAAAAATAACAAAGTTAAGTGTAACAATAAAACTTttagggtattttggtaatttcatacagtggtaaaaacagaaaataaccacggtaaaaagataaaaacagggGAATTCACCCCATGCTTCTCCGACTTACTTGACCTATGGAGATATGATGACACGTGGAAAAATCATATAGGCCACTGATGATATCTGAAATGAACAGTACCAGAGAAGAAGAATGTCAGATAGGCCACTTCGATGATATCTGAAATGCTTTGTTCTGCTTTGATGACTTCACTTCCTGTCCAATCTTCTCCTTTCTCACTATTGAATTTGCTCTAAAAAAGGCTTGAAGATTTAATATATAAAGGATCAGCAATATGTCATGTTCGATTTGGGAGTTGGGATTAAGATTTAAGGCTCATAATTTAGGGTCGGGTGTTCCATTAATTTTCTTAGATTGACTAAATCATCCACACCCATCAATATTGTTGGTCTTAATTCAAAAATTGAATGATAGCAGGAAAGAACAACCAAATTAACCTGATTTGTCACGTTGGGGATCAAACTATTACCACAACATCAGAATACAATAATCGAATTCCGATCAATCCAACTAATCTCTCTCAATCTCATTTGCCATCTTCATATATTAGAATTTGATCTAGTAACCAGAACAAGTCATGAATCGTCTCTGCGATTCTAGGTTGCGAACTGTGATAGTGAACTAGTGAAGCCTGATGAAGGAAAAGGCAAAAAAGAAGAATCAAGAGATTTCTTTTGAAGAAATGTCttctggtaaaaaaaattgaggagGAGGAACTGAGGAAAACTGTAGGCTAGAGAGGAAAGCTGTAAAAAGAGCGGACTATTGAAGAGAAACATTTCAATTGTTGTACACCATTAGATCAAGTATTCCACGTGTCATCATCCTACAATAGCTCAGGTAGTTTAGGTGAAAGATCAGGAGAGGATCCATATCCAATTCAAACCAAAACCTAGATccaattgagagagagagagagagagagagagagagagagagagagagagagagagagagagagagagagagagagagagagag
This is a stretch of genomic DNA from Argentina anserina chromosome 4, drPotAnse1.1, whole genome shotgun sequence. It encodes these proteins:
- the LOC126790451 gene encoding protein MIZU-KUSSEI 1, which gives rise to MRTIMAAKTPHDSSFSFSRRFFWKKKVDDDEDDDHEVFNFSSYSHFSEEEREEELAGNIHMSTATDQIGSVLPEVPRKKHSLVSVSKLRSALTLFGKSRSGSRSGLMGTLFGYRRGHVHLAFQEDPKLNPTFLIELATPTSVLVREMASGLVRIALECEKKTEHKKKGLKLLKEPLWRTYCNGKKCGFAMRRDCGPEEWKVLKALEPISMGAGVLPGNEDGAGSEGELMYMRAKFERVVGSKDSEAFYMMNPDGSGGPELSVYLLRV